In the Sphingobacterium sp. PCS056 genome, CCTTTTCGACCTTTTGCCAAAATTTTGCATCTATATTATTGAGAACATATTGTGCACCTCCTGTATTTTTATCTCTTTTCAAAAGAACCTCTTTAGAAATTCCCACTACTGAAAGCATTTTAGCTATCAATTCCTCAGAGGCTACACTTTCTAAATATCCAAAATCTAAATAGTCACTCGTATCTGAAACATAACACATTTCATTCTCAACAATTTTTGGAATTCTAGAAAACAAAATATCAGAATCATGATAAAATATGGTTTCCTTAGAAAGCCATTCATATGCCTCAAAATGTTGCTTTAGAATGTGCGGACGAATAGATGACGTATAATTAGGTTTAACTCTAGTATCTGCGTAAATGAAAAATCTCACAAATCTTTCATTCTCCTGGATAAATTTCTTGAAACTTGGATTAAGACCCTTCTTAACATCATAACCTATTAATACATGAATATTATTCTTATTTATTCCTAGACTTTCAAAATTTCGAAATTGCAACTCTAACTGCCATTCAAAATATTTTGAATCTGGTTGTGCAGATATATATATCATAAATACTAAATTTTAAATTTCATCGATATCAAAAACTGTCTCGCTCTTAGTTCGAAATAACTTTGTATAAGTTCATAATCCGAAGAAAACTGTTGCAGATAATTTTTATTATTCAAAATATTGGATGCCGTAAACTCTAAATCCGTACGCCAATGTGACAGCCTGAAACGATAAGTCGCATCCATAAAATATTGACTCTTTTGTGCCTTCACATTATTTGCATACAAAGAATTGGACAAACTGATCAAATGCCGGTCATGGGGAGCAAATACCAGATTAAAAAAATGATTGTTGTACAACAGTTCATTGCGCAACCCATCGGCCAATCTATTGTGAGTACGACCCATAGAAACTCTGTAATCTCCAGATACCAGCGATGAAGACGAATTGATCAATTCGAAAGTAAACGATTGACTGCTCACATGTTGTTTAACCAACTGCTCATTAAGCAAATAATCTGAAGTACTCCAACTGAAGTTACCGTTTAATTTTGCTACAGTTTTAATACTAACAAATAATTTGGAAAGTCCGCCACTGATCCCCTGCGATAAACGCTGTCCATGCCGATTAGTAATACTGGTGGTGCTGCGTCCTAAACTGTCCAATACCGTACTGAACATATAATCACGCCAGCTCTTTCTAAAATTATACGCTAGATTAGCAAAAATAGCCTTAGAGGTATTTTTATACTGATAATTTACTCCTGTACTCAAGTCTTCATCCTTGAGCAAGCGTGCATTATACTTTTGCATACTGCGATACTGGTTAATGATATAACCACTATAGAAATTGTCAAGCCCACCAAAGTTTCTTCCACTGAGAAGATTTGTACCAATACTATTTTTACTATTAAGCAGATAAGTCACTGAGGCCGATGGATTCCAGCTGCTCCGAAATTCATTTTTCAAACGCTGCTCGCCTTGATGTCTGACATTATAGTAATATTGACTGAATGGCAGATTGAAACTGTAGATAAACTTTCGAACTTCTTTTCTCATCTCAAGTGCCATACGCAACTGCAATTGCGCATTGTTCATATCATTGAAATAGCCGGTATCCAAAACGCGAACATCATTTTGCTCCTTGACCTGGATGTGACTGTTGAGCTTACTGTTGTTGTAATTCAGGTTGACACTAGGCGAAATGGTCCATCTTTTGATCTTGCGTGACAGACTTACTCCGTTTTCAAAATTGAAGCTCTTAAATAGAACGATCTGCCCCATATGATCATATGGCTTACCGGCATTGATCAACGATTCGAATTGACCTGGGCTGACTGAAAGACGTTGAGGTGTACTGTGCCATTCTACAGTGGAAGTGATATTGACCAATTGTTTGCCTATGAAACGACCCAAGGAAAAAGCATTGAGGAAGGCCTCGTCCGAAAATCTTTTATCCTGATAAATAGTTGTATTTTTATTTAAAAGGATATTCCCTACGCTGTTGTTCCAATGTTTACGATAATTGGTACTATTACGGAGATAAATGTTGGATTCATTCTTCTCGACCAATACCCCAATATTCAGCTCGTCGACACCATAACTATTGTCTACCATTTCTTGATTTTGAATCACTTCATCGCTTGTAAAATACTGTGTCATGGTCGTGCCCTGAAGCTTTCGATCATCATGGAAATACGAAAGATTACCCTTAACTTCAAGCCCGTTCTTCAACTTTTGAATCATATTGCTACTCATTAAAAAGATCTGATTATCCAGCCATTTTTTCTGATCAAAGTCAGGAGTAGCGACCTCTCGGATAGAGAGATAAGTTGGCCCATCGGAAAAGCTAGATCGGGCAGTAAAATAACCAGTACCTGAATAGAATGGTTTTAACTGCTGTGACACATCATCGCCAATATTGTTGGTCTGCAATGAATTGAGTATTTGAAAGGTCTTAGCAAATGTCATCGGAGTTAAATTGGCATCCCAAAGTGCTGGAGTTGCACCCAGACCAATTTTACCCGTACCTGTCGTGGTAAATTTCTTAAGCTGCAAATTAAGTGTGGCTCGATTGGAAAAAACCAATTTATCCAACATTTTGACCGGTTGATGATTTTCAAGGATCTGAACTTTCAAAACTGCATCTGCAGGAAGGTTTTGATTGATAAGCCCATATCGCCCCCCTATCATATCCAAACCATTAACGCGATACTGTTGGATTGGCTCGCCTTGATACAAGATCTGACCTCCACGCATCTCGATACCTGGAAGCTTTTTGATGATATCAGCGATAACACGATCTTGCTTTCCAGTAAACGAAGCAACATTATAATTGATCGTATCTTTTCGATTATAAACCGGTACATCAGCCAACTTTACCTCTTGGATCTTCCTGACCTCTGCCTTTAATATATAAGCATAGTGCGCGGTCACATTGACAACATGTACACTACGCTTGGCATAGCTGAGATGATTAAAATCCAACTGTACCGAATCTACATCGGTTACTTTAACAGTAAGTTTGAAGATTCCTTCGACATCGCTTTTTGAAAAACCCAATAAAGCTGGTGAACCGATCTTTTTATAAGAGACAGTGACATTAGCGATTGGCTTTTGATCTTCAGTCAGTAATTTACCTGTAATAACGGTTTGCGCAAAGGAATGAACACTGATCAATATAAACATGACTGTAAAAAAGAGCTGATCTCTCATATGGTTTTTTTTGCAATACTTCAATATCTCTCAATATGGTTATTATCCGTTTTCATTTCTGTCTTGGATTTTACTTGATTTGCCTGGGATAGTTTAAGCCCACCTCATAGAACATATTCGACCATGATCATTCAGATTTTCGCCTTCTCTTATCAAAATCAACTGAAATTTTAATATTATTATGGTACGGAGGAGAGGTATAAAAATATCTTTTTTCTTGAAAAACATTGTTCTGGATAAATTTTCTCAAACTCGTTACTAGAGATAAACTACATACGTAAAAATTTGTGATGCAAAATCAGGGCTATATTAAGGATGTAGTTCTATCCAATTGTTATCTGAATCAACGCTCGCCTGAAAATTTCTTTTCCTTTCTTTAATTTCATCATCACTAATTGACTTATTATTTGAAAGAAATTCTATCATTCGATTTTGAACATAAGATTTCTTGGCATTGCTTTGTTCATTAAGAAACGCTTCTCTACTTACTTTTTGAATACCAGTTCTTAAGTACCTATTTAAGTTTACTTCTTTTATTAAATCTGTATTAATTTTTAAACATTCCAATTTCCATGTTTTGGTATTATCTATTGCTGAAATTACTAATCCAGGCAATCCTGAAAATTTATATGGTCCATCATTAATAGGGATTTCATTTGTGAACCAGACCTCCCAATTTCTACCAGCATATTTACCTTCTGCCTTTTGGCAATGCATACCTGCGATAGTTTTTGTAGAATCTATTAGCTTCCATTCAATACTATTTGATGGTTCTGCATAACAAAATACATTAATCCCGTTTCCTGCATTCAAATTCTGGAATGTAAATATTGTATTATGCTGTTTCAATATTTGAAATGGAAGTACAGTTAAGGTCTCCCCAAAAAATGACATAGAATATCCCTCAAAATCTCCGTTTTTTTCTAAAGAATAGAGTGCAGAATCTCTCTTGCCAAAATTTACAGAGCGAAATAACGATGTACTATCATTGAATAATAATTCAGCTACTTCATTATAAGATCTAGATGAGGTACTATCAAGTTTAAAAGAGATATTATAAAGCACTTTTCCTTTAAAAGAATGATCTAATTTTTGAGAAAAAAGTGAAAAGGGAAGAAAAAACAAAATGATTATTATATATCTGAACATGATGAATAATTTATAGTCACTGAATAATTCTATTCAGTGACTAATTCTAAAATTTAATTAACCCCAAGCTTTACATTCTGTTTCAGAATAACCTGCCGCTATACAACAATCGTACTTAGATTTACATGTAGTTGTACCAGCAACAGTACATTTCGGTTTATCTGAAGGACAAGTTACTTCTGGCCCTGTTGTGCCTCCAGAAGTACCGGCAGTAAATCCACCCAATACATCTTTTAGTTGTTCACGAGTCAACTGCTCTACTTCTTGAATGTTTAAATTTTTTAATGAAATTTTTTTCATAATTTTATTATTTATAAAATATGATGTCCACTTACTCTGGAACATCTTAAGAGGGTCTTTTTCAGGGAACCTTCTGTTTGCCCGAGATCATTTGCAACTGGCTCGGGCATTCTTATTCTAGAAAAAGCTTTTTAGATCCTTTATACTATATTGATCAGGGAGCTCTCGGCCGTTTATAAATAAAGTAGGGGTACCTCGAATCTTCATATCATTACACCAATTGTACATTGAAGTTATTTTATCCTTCTGTTGTTTTAATTCACCATTCATCGGATATTTTGATGCAAATATTGCATAGTCTTTAGTTGAAGCTAAATACCAATCATCCAATGCCTGATGTACCCTTTTAGCACCATATTTTTCTTGGATAGCTAATAAATGTTGTACAGGTGCAGTTTTTATATCCTCATCATCCCCAGAGGCTGTGAAAATTATTCGAATACGAACATTTTTATTATTTTTGATGATATCGTCTAACTCTGGATGTGCTTTGGCACAAGGTCCACAATATGGATTGCACACTTTAATAATCTCTGTACTAGCATTTTCATTTCCAATCAATATTCCTAAATTATCATTAGTAAGTGCGACTACATTACTTTTATTTAATAACGAATTAAAAACTGATGGGCTATAACGTAATTTCATCCATTTATTTCTATATTCCTTACTATCATTTGCTCTCTTAATTACTGGAATTGCAAAATAAACAAGTAGCATAGAAGCGAGTCCCAGGAATAAAACCACAAGTAGATGATGAAAATTTATAGATGCAAAATCAATAGAATAATTGTAAAAATAAATGATTGAAATTACAAAGTTAATAGCGATTAACCCTTGAACAAGAAGACATAAAGGGCACCAATGTTTAATTATACGCCATTGATAGTATACAGAAAACATAAAATATAGGCTCATCCCAATAGATAAGAATGACCATACTATAAGATTACTAGTCTGTCCGATAAAAAGAACTTGACTTAAAAAAAAACTGGTAAAGAAAGAAGAGCCCCAAATGGACCAAGAAATACCAAACAAGGTTGACTGATTTGAAGAGAGTACTGAGTCGCAACTTGATTTTTTACCCCACGCACCACATACTTCTTTCACAAAAGGATCGTGCGAATTGATTTCATGCCTAATCAATAAAGATGAAACCAATATACCAGTAACGCTAGTTACCATAAATATGACACCAACCAAAGTTGATAAAAAATATCCCTGCATCAATAAAATAGAGATTGAAAACACAAAAATTGCTATTAACAAATAGTATGGAAGATGCTTTACAATACGATCAGTTCTTTCTATTTGCTTATTTTTCGAATAATTAACCTCGTCTCTAGCCATTTCTCCATCGAGCAATAAGATGATGTCTTTATCTATTTTTTCAAAATCTGACGTACCAATGTTAACTAACTTTTGAGATAATGGATCCAAATACATTACATTAGAGTCCCCTGCCGATGTAACAACTGTAAAACTCGGACTTGACCATCCTTCTTTCTGAATGGCGCAGATAAAGGGAGTTTCAAACTCTGCATAAGAATGATTTCCTTTACGGACTGCCATACTAACTACATTATATTCAGCCAGAATATCTTTTAATGAGAGTAATGATAGGTAATCTACATGGGCTTCTAAAAGATTTTGAAGATTTAATTTGGTATATCTCACATTAAAAAGACCAAGTACAAATCCACTGGTATAGTAAAGATCACTCTGTTTTGCAGTATACAGAAAATTAAAAAGTCCCATAAATAAAATATTTGGTTGATTAGAAAACTATTATGTGTGACATAAAAGAGAGATCTAAAATCTAAGTTTATACTCTAAGGTAATTAATGATTAACATATATTAAAAAAATAAAGTACATCAATCGATTGCGCTATTTTAAATAAAAAAATAACCTGTCCAGCTATATTTAAAAGAACTTTCAGATTCAGGAATAAAAAATCAAAAAAATATCTATATACACTTAAAATTTAAATAATAAGACTTAAAAGTGCCCTCACCTATTACAAATTATGAAGAGAATATCTAAAGAATACTCACATCTTTTAAAGAAATAACATCATTCATTGTACTCAAACACATAACAAATTTCACTTGCAATTTATCACAACGATGCTTTTGCAACATTTTTTTAAAAACGCATATAATCATATGAGAAGATTTTTATAGAGATGACGATTTTCAAAAGATACAATGAAAATCAAATCTTAATCTGATAATTAATTAAATGTCTATTGCGTTTCACACCAAGAGCATGAGAATTAAGTTTTAGATGCAATCATAATTAAATGCCAACCCTACAGAAATTTGGTATCAACTTTAACTCTTCAATCGATCGATCCTTTCCTTTTTATATGACTCCCTGCAGTAAAATTATGGAATCAGGCAAATTAGAAATACTTTTTTTTGAAAATAATACGAAATTTGTTTGGCAAGATCTTCATATCGACTGTGAAGCCTTGCTGCCATACCATTCGCAATTACCTCGCTTGGCTCACCTGTAATATAAC is a window encoding:
- a CDS encoding GLPGLI family protein, coding for MFRYIIIILFFLPFSLFSQKLDHSFKGKVLYNISFKLDSTSSRSYNEVAELLFNDSTSLFRSVNFGKRDSALYSLEKNGDFEGYSMSFFGETLTVLPFQILKQHNTIFTFQNLNAGNGINVFCYAEPSNSIEWKLIDSTKTIAGMHCQKAEGKYAGRNWEVWFTNEIPINDGPYKFSGLPGLVISAIDNTKTWKLECLKINTDLIKEVNLNRYLRTGIQKVSREAFLNEQSNAKKSYVQNRMIEFLSNNKSISDDEIKERKRNFQASVDSDNNWIELHP
- a CDS encoding vitamin K epoxide reductase family protein, which encodes MGLFNFLYTAKQSDLYYTSGFVLGLFNVRYTKLNLQNLLEAHVDYLSLLSLKDILAEYNVVSMAVRKGNHSYAEFETPFICAIQKEGWSSPSFTVVTSAGDSNVMYLDPLSQKLVNIGTSDFEKIDKDIILLLDGEMARDEVNYSKNKQIERTDRIVKHLPYYLLIAIFVFSISILLMQGYFLSTLVGVIFMVTSVTGILVSSLLIRHEINSHDPFVKEVCGAWGKKSSCDSVLSSNQSTLFGISWSIWGSSFFTSFFLSQVLFIGQTSNLIVWSFLSIGMSLYFMFSVYYQWRIIKHWCPLCLLVQGLIAINFVISIIYFYNYSIDFASINFHHLLVVLFLGLASMLLVYFAIPVIKRANDSKEYRNKWMKLRYSPSVFNSLLNKSNVVALTNDNLGILIGNENASTEIIKVCNPYCGPCAKAHPELDDIIKNNKNVRIRIIFTASGDDEDIKTAPVQHLLAIQEKYGAKRVHQALDDWYLASTKDYAIFASKYPMNGELKQQKDKITSMYNWCNDMKIRGTPTLFINGRELPDQYSIKDLKSFF